One bacterium genomic window, AGCCGACATACTACTTGGTCATTAGTTTTTTCGCAATTCCGGAACAATCAGAATTCGCAAAGAAATAATTAACCTCACAAATAGACTTACAGCCTGTCAACCTTCCGTGAGAAAAGAGCGGCCATTTTACAGGTAAAGTTAGATAGAGGGCGATGGATGCTTACGACGGATTGTTTGAATCACTTCGTCAAGTTCTTGCAAAAAACGGGAGCGGTCATGCACGTTCAGCGGCAGAGGCCCTCCCGTTATCTCGCCAGCATCACGAAGTTCTGACAACAGTGCCCGCGTTGCGATGGCCTGCCCGATATTATCTTCCCTGAACGACTTTCCTGTTGACCCCATGACTCGCGCCCCTTTCTTCAGGCAACGACTGGCAAGAGGAATGTCAGAGGTTATCACAATGTCGTGAGGCTCCGCATGATCGACAATCCAATCATCGGCCGCATCAAATCCATCTCCTACCACCTCAAGTGAAAGCCATGGCTCGCGAGGAACGCGCATCCAGGAGTTGGCCACCAAGGTCACTTTGAGATGATATCGATGCGCAACACGATATACCTCCTGCTTGACCGGGCATGCATCAGCATCGACATAAATATGAAGCATATGAAGCCTTCTATTCTACTCTTCTGATTACAGCAGCATCATCACGTTGGACGGTACGTACAAAATGGATGGCAGGAATCCCGAAAAGCATGGCGTAATAGACATAATCCTCTGGAAGGTTGACCAAAGGCTTCAGTTCGGGTAGCGACTCCATGATGGACTTGAACATCCCCCACCACACCGTTCCCAGGTCCGTACTCTGTGTCAGGAATTCAAAATATGCCAAAGCCAGCACCACATCCTCGCGGGGACAGGGTGCATCAAGTGGGGCAGATATAATGAGGGCGTGAGGTGCACCACGGAAAACCCGGTCAGTCCCCTGCTCCAAATAGGCCGATGCCGCAGTATTAAGATATTCCGGGACGCGCCTAGTCCCACCAGCCGCCGCCAGGGCTTTGTAAATTTGTACTCGAAGTCTCTGCATGACAACCCTGTCATCAATCACGGTAAAGATCAGTTCACGTCGGTTTACTCCGGTCGGCACATTTGCAAGAGTGGTCAAAAGTTTTTGGATCAGACCGGGATCCACATTCTTGTCCCGATACCGACGAATACTGCGGCGTCCCCGGACAAAACGGTCAACCTGTTCCCAAGATGGAAGACTCCCTGTGGTCAGAGGAATACTCTCCGCCGGGTTCCGGCCTAGAATTGAAAGCGCCGCCGTGGGACAGATAGCCAGACAGTGTTGGCACTGGTAACAGAGCAGTTCCTGATCCGGCGCGATATCAGGCGCAGCATCACCTTCCTGCCTGATGATGTTGGCAGGGCAGTCTTGCACGCACAATCCACATCGCGTACACAGTCCGGAATCGACGATGAATTTCAACATACGATCACCTCTTTATCCGTGTATTTCGTTTCACCACCACTTGTTGCAGATCCACAAGGGGCACGTTGAAGCGAACAGCCCAGGCGAGTGCCCTGTTCACTTCGCCAGCAATATCTTCCGGACGATGGGCATCAGAATTTACCACAGAAGGTGTGCGGCATTCGCCAGCCAGCTGCCAGAAAGGTTCCAAGGGATATCGCCACCGCAGCCCCTGCGGGGTCTCTATACGAGGTTTACGCAGGCCAAAGGCATTAATTTCCAATGGGACACCCAAGTCTCGTGCCGCCTCAAGAATATCACGGCTCGCAGCAGCCGCCTCGGCATCCCAAATCACGTAAAAACCAGCAAACGCATCCGGATGCGCCATAAACAAAAATAAGTTAGCACTCATGCAGTCAATAATGTGCGTAACATAGGCCGCCAACGCCTTTGGATCGTTTCGCACACTAGGTTCCTCCAAACTAGTCCAGGCATCACGGTATGGAAACCAATGCACCGCGCCGACCAGATAGTCCATGCAGTGTTCCTGCAATAACACCTCACGGTAAAATCCACCAAGTTCCCTGCGGAACTCACACTCCAAGCCAGCCCACAGACGAAGACCTGGAAACAGCGGACGCGCCGCCTCAATCTCTGCGCGATAGGTAGGCAACTCCGCGATCGCCATACGCACACTGTGCCAGCGGCCATCGGCGAAAGGAGTATGATCTGAGATGCCTAAATCAGTAAGTCCATACACCGCAGCAACAGCGCAATAATCGGCCACCGTGCCGCTCGCATGCTTGCAGCGGGCCGTATGCGTGTGCCAGTTGGCCGTCCACTCATGTGAGTTTGTAGGGGTAACGGTTTCAGTAAGAAGCATGTGTCGTATTTAGCACATTAGTTTGACCTCTGCAAATATGAAGAGGTCACTGCCCTCTACCCGCTATCTACTGCTCACTGTTAGTTACGGCACAATGACTTGTATGTATTGGCCGCCGTATTTAACGAAGTCACCGAGTGTTTCCATCTCGGCATCATTTCTTGAGGGACCAAACACCCCAATTCCGCAGGTCATACCCCAATTGTAATCGTAGTCCCAGTAGCCTCCAATAGGCGTGGGCTGCGACCAGTCCGAGCTCTTGAGATAAGGGACAAGTTCCGGAGGCATGATCTTTTCATTCACATCAGCCGGGTACCCCTTTTTGTCGACAATGTATTGATTGATTGCGGCATCAATAATCCGCAAGTCATTCTTGAACGCAGAGTTTTGTGAATTGATCCTCACTTTTTGGAAGCTGGGAATCGCAAGGGCGGCAAGCATACCAATAATGGCGACCACAATCATGATCTCCACGAGTGTGAATCCAGGGGAATAAGAGTATGGAATCAAACGATGATTTTTCAATATCTTCCGGCCCTTTCTTTCAAACTTTTCAAAATCGCCATCGAACAGTCACGCAAACGCAGTTGTTAAGATTTAAACCATTTTTTCTTAGCCCGTCGATCAATATTTTCAAACGCTCAACTAACCCCTTCTCCTTATCAGGATCATCCTGATACAGAGATCATGGTTCGCCCGATTGGCCCTTTTATGATTCGGTCTATTGTAACCCCATACACACAGAAAGGGCTCACGCATATGGGCGATATTCCTATAAGGCGACGATTCCGGATGATCATTCCGGCCTTCCCCGCCTTCAATATCTACACCAGAATTGCTATGGAACATCCGCTTCGGCTGGCGCAAGTGGTATCGCGTCTGGCGAAACGACCTGCTTCGTTTCGGGGGATGGATTGTCCTTCACCGATGGATTATCCATAACCGAAATGCATTGCGGCTCAGGATTCCTGATCGCCGGGGTGTTTTCACAAAGACAAAAAAACTCATCAACCTTGAGACCACGACAGACTGGAAATGCGCTGAAGACCTCTCCCGGAAACACAGACCTTTGAATGCGGAATATGATCTTCGCGCCTATGCGGTCGTCCCGCCCATGGAAGAAAATGATGGAGGAGAAAAAATCGGATTTCAAACGCGTGTTCCGTGCTGAAGGAGTGGACTTCGCGAAAGCCACCCGCTGGCTCGCGGCTATAGCCCCCTTGAAAGTTTCAGGCTCTGTTAAACTCACCCTCGATGCGGGCGCCTTAACCACCGCCTTCCCTTTGTTTGCCTTTAAAGGCGGAAAAAACGCCACGGTTAAAATCACCTATTCTGAATCGTTGTTCGTAGGAAATGAAAAACGGGAACGGGACCATCCGGACGGCCGGGTATTCGAATATAGCGATCTCATCCGGCTTGATTGAAAGCTGGCGGAGTATGAGCCTTTCTGGTTCCGGACTTTCCGTTTCATTGAGCTGGATATTCAAGCCAGCCCGGACTCCCCGGTTACACTCGAGACGCCGAGATTCCGGACCTTCATGTATCCGCTTAAACAACGGGCATCCTTTAATGGTGATGACCCCGATTGCCGAAAAATCTTGGACATTGTCTGGCGAACGGCACGGCTCTGCGCGCATGAACATTATTACGACTGCCCCTATTACGAGCAACTTCAGTATGTCGGCGATACCCGGATCCAGGCACTGGTCTCCTATAGCGCAGCGGGTGACGGGCGGCTCGGAAGACAAGCCATCCTGCAGTATGACTGGTCCCGGTTACACGAAGGCATCACTCAGTCACGCTATCCTTCGACGTGGACGCAGTTCATCCCCGGTTTCAGCCTGTATTGGGTGATGATGGTCCGGTATTATTACGACTATTTTGGGGATCTGGAACTGGTTAAGGAGGTCATGCCAGGTATCAAGACAGTCCTTGATTGGTTCGAGCGGAAGCGGCTTGAAAACGGGTTGATCGATCACCTTCCTTACTGGAATTTCACCGATTGGCTCACCGAATGGCCTGTGGGAAACCCGGCACGGGATACTCGCCTACCACTCACGATCAGCTGGCAGGCAAGTGAGGCCAACTAGACAGGCCTTTTTTCGGAGAAAAGTTAGTGGGGCTTGAACTTCCAGCCACAAGCGCCTATAAGACAAGCCGCTGGTAATAACAGGAGAACATTTAAACATGACAAACTTACTATTTGCAAAATATGCGGCCAAGAACTTGGAACCGGTCAATTCAATCGGGGCCAAATGGATGCGCTTACTGGATACGCTGGATCTGGCACCAGCAGTCAAGGGGAAGCGTACATGTATCAAAATGCACCTGGGGGGCGGCATGGGCTTTACCACCATTCACCCGTTCTTCACTCGCAAACTTGTCGAGAAAGTGAAGGAGGCGGGCGCAAAAACGGTCTTCATTACCGACTCCCCCGGGGCGGTACTTCAGGCGGTAGAGCGAGGGTATACAGCAGAAACAGTCGGTTGTCCGCTGGTGCCCCTGTCCGGACAAACAGATACGCACTTCCAGACACGGGAGATTAATCCCCCGTTTGGATCATTCACAAAAGTGGATATCGGCGGCGAAGTGCTGGCTGCGGAGGCACTGATCGACTTCTCGCATGTGAAAGGACATGGCGCCTGCGGGTTCGGGGGCGCATCAAAAAATCTTTCCATGGGCTGCGTGACGCAACGCTCTCGCGGTACGTTGCATGCCCTCGAAGGTGGGCTCGAGTGGGATGAGAAGGCCTGCACACGTTGCCGTAAGTGCGAAAAGAACTGCCCTACAGGTGCCATTTCTTTTGATAAAGACCGTTTTGATGTCTTTTATCATAATTGCAAGTATTGCCAGCACTGCGTACTGATCTGCCCGGAAAAGTCGCTGACCATGCTGGGCGGAAAATATCGTGATTTCCAACGAGGAATGGCACTCACTACCAAACTCGTCCTTGAAAATTTCCCCGCAGAACATCGGATCTTCATCAATATGCTGATGAACATTACAATCTTCTGTGACTGTTGGGGCATGACGACAGCCAGTCTGGTGCCGGA contains:
- a CDS encoding DUF362 domain-containing protein; this encodes MTNLLFAKYAAKNLEPVNSIGAKWMRLLDTLDLAPAVKGKRTCIKMHLGGGMGFTTIHPFFTRKLVEKVKEAGAKTVFITDSPGAVLQAVERGYTAETVGCPLVPLSGQTDTHFQTREINPPFGSFTKVDIGGEVLAAEALIDFSHVKGHGACGFGGASKNLSMGCVTQRSRGTLHALEGGLEWDEKACTRCRKCEKNCPTGAISFDKDRFDVFYHNCKYCQHCVLICPEKSLTMLGGKYRDFQRGMALTTKLVLENFPAEHRIFINMLMNITIFCDCWGMTTASLVPDIGILAGRDIVAIEQASLDLVKTENLIPHSLPPGWKMGTKGHLFERVHGKDPHAVVEFLAELGMGKQKYTLKEVE
- a CDS encoding YaiI/YqxD family protein, producing MLHIYVDADACPVKQEVYRVAHRYHLKVTLVANSWMRVPREPWLSLEVVGDGFDAADDWIVDHAEPHDIVITSDIPLASRCLKKGARVMGSTGKSFREDNIGQAIATRALLSELRDAGEITGGPLPLNVHDRSRFLQELDEVIQTIRRKHPSPSI
- a CDS encoding nitroreductase family protein is translated as MLKFIVDSGLCTRCGLCVQDCPANIIRQEGDAAPDIAPDQELLCYQCQHCLAICPTAALSILGRNPAESIPLTTGSLPSWEQVDRFVRGRRSIRRYRDKNVDPGLIQKLLTTLANVPTGVNRRELIFTVIDDRVVMQRLRVQIYKALAAAGGTRRVPEYLNTAASAYLEQGTDRVFRGAPHALIISAPLDAPCPREDVVLALAYFEFLTQSTDLGTVWWGMFKSIMESLPELKPLVNLPEDYVYYAMLFGIPAIHFVRTVQRDDAAVIRRVE
- a CDS encoding PHP domain-containing protein codes for the protein MLLTETVTPTNSHEWTANWHTHTARCKHASGTVADYCAVAAVYGLTDLGISDHTPFADGRWHSVRMAIAELPTYRAEIEAARPLFPGLRLWAGLECEFRRELGGFYREVLLQEHCMDYLVGAVHWFPYRDAWTSLEEPSVRNDPKALAAYVTHIIDCMSANLFLFMAHPDAFAGFYVIWDAEAAAASRDILEAARDLGVPLEINAFGLRKPRIETPQGLRWRYPLEPFWQLAGECRTPSVVNSDAHRPEDIAGEVNRALAWAVRFNVPLVDLQQVVVKRNTRIKR
- a CDS encoding type II secretion system protein, which gives rise to MKNHRLIPYSYSPGFTLVEIMIVVAIIGMLAALAIPSFQKVRINSQNSAFKNDLRIIDAAINQYIVDKKGYPADVNEKIMPPELVPYLKSSDWSQPTPIGGYWDYDYNWGMTCGIGVFGPSRNDAEMETLGDFVKYGGQYIQVIVP